The proteins below come from a single Agromyces flavus genomic window:
- a CDS encoding ferritin-like fold-containing protein, with protein MVNWSKPRLPRPEAPRLRPRIAPTELTRIDFTEVVPDPVAFLGQAAYIQLEFFESLAKAVATAPDLASKEGLSAAAGVALRQHHDLIAELRRLEAEPAEVMAPFAPATDRFRHATSGADWTELLLGIHITSGMLDDYFARLSEGLPPDLGTRVRGILAPQAAAEVVVQELQRAIAADPTLADRLALWGRSLVGDTLLIAHSALRASESSGALGADVEPVFTELIAAHTRRMDALGLTA; from the coding sequence GTGGTGAACTGGTCGAAGCCGCGCCTGCCGCGGCCCGAGGCGCCGCGGCTGCGCCCCCGCATCGCGCCGACCGAGCTCACCCGCATCGACTTCACCGAGGTCGTGCCCGACCCCGTCGCGTTCCTCGGCCAGGCGGCCTACATCCAGCTCGAGTTCTTCGAGAGCCTCGCCAAGGCCGTCGCGACCGCGCCCGACCTCGCGTCCAAGGAGGGACTGAGCGCCGCAGCCGGCGTCGCGCTGCGCCAGCACCACGACCTCATCGCCGAGCTGCGGCGACTCGAGGCCGAGCCGGCCGAGGTCATGGCGCCGTTCGCGCCCGCGACCGACCGCTTCCGGCACGCGACGTCGGGTGCCGACTGGACCGAGCTGCTGCTCGGCATCCACATCACCTCGGGCATGCTCGACGACTACTTCGCGCGGCTCTCCGAGGGCCTGCCGCCCGACCTCGGAACGCGGGTGCGCGGCATCCTCGCGCCGCAGGCGGCCGCCGAGGTGGTCGTGCAGGAGCTGCAGCGCGCGATCGCCGCCGACCCGACGCTCGCGGACCGGCTCGCGCTGTGGGGCCGGAGCCTCGTGGGCGACACGCTGCTCATCGCGCACTCCGCGCTCCGCGCCTCGGAGTCGAGCGGAGCGCTCGGCGCCGACGTCGAGCCCGTGTTCACCGAGTTGATCGCCGCGCACACGCGACGCATGGACGCGCTCGGGCTCACCGCCTAG
- a CDS encoding DUF3107 domain-containing protein has translation MDLRIGIQNSPRELSFETSQTAAEVEQAVAAALSGQSPVLRLSDSKGTVYVVPAAALAYVEIGTEEARRIGFVG, from the coding sequence GTGGACCTTCGCATCGGCATCCAGAACTCCCCCCGCGAGCTCTCGTTCGAGACCTCGCAGACGGCGGCGGAGGTCGAGCAGGCCGTCGCCGCGGCACTTTCGGGCCAGAGCCCGGTGCTGCGACTGTCCGACAGCAAGGGCACGGTCTACGTGGTCCCCGCCGCAGCGCTCGCGTACGTCGAGATCGGCACCGAGGAGGCCCGTCGGATCGGGTTCGTCGGCTGA
- a CDS encoding UvrD-helicase domain-containing protein — protein MQLEASPLPPVLDLVGAGHAAVFGAPGSGKTRLAIELVAARVAGGLDPSEVLVLAATRRTAASLRDALAVRLGITTRGALARTASAVAYDLVRARTGRAVTLLTGAEHDQVIGELLDAQALDGDGPDWPDGLSAEVRALRGFRAELRELMMRAVELGVGPDELAATGRRADRPEWIAAARFLAEYAEVKEQLRPTQFDSAELGAYAAAVVRGSLDDPADESALGSLSGLRLIVVDDAQEATEASASLLAAFAARGVEVVAFGDPDVASNGFRGGRADLLGSLESVLGGPVRRVELPVVHRGRAAHRRLVSQVVAHVGTALGGAHRAATVAVEAHDDELEPVIGIDATSAAAEGAQVAAVLRERHLLDGVPWSAMAVVLRSGAEIPAFARALAAADVPVTGGASRTALRDAPGSAALLEAAAHVVGIESLSAESATGLLTGPLGHLDRVGLRRLRLGLRHEELAAGGTRTADELLVDALGAPGGFATLDSSSGRRAGRLAALLDAARRAASRGATVEELLWLLWHDSGLEAEWAAQAGGSGVLADEANRSLDEVVALFAAARRFVEREPDAPARRFVDEMRQNALPEDSLAPSAGPTWSCSPRRRR, from the coding sequence ATGCAGCTCGAGGCATCCCCCCTCCCGCCCGTCCTCGACCTCGTGGGCGCCGGGCACGCGGCGGTGTTCGGGGCACCCGGCTCGGGCAAGACTCGGCTCGCGATCGAGCTCGTGGCCGCGCGCGTCGCCGGCGGTCTCGACCCGTCCGAGGTCCTCGTGCTCGCGGCCACGCGGCGCACGGCCGCGAGCCTTCGCGATGCGCTGGCCGTCCGGCTCGGCATCACGACCCGCGGCGCACTCGCGCGCACCGCGAGCGCGGTCGCCTACGACCTCGTTCGCGCGCGCACGGGCCGCGCGGTCACGCTGCTCACCGGCGCCGAGCACGACCAGGTCATCGGCGAACTGCTCGATGCGCAGGCGCTCGACGGCGACGGTCCCGACTGGCCCGACGGGCTCTCGGCCGAGGTGCGAGCCCTGCGCGGGTTCCGCGCCGAGCTGCGCGAGCTGATGATGCGCGCGGTCGAACTGGGCGTCGGTCCCGACGAGCTCGCGGCGACCGGTCGCCGCGCCGACCGGCCCGAGTGGATCGCCGCCGCGCGGTTCCTCGCCGAGTACGCCGAGGTCAAGGAGCAGCTGCGACCGACCCAGTTCGACTCCGCCGAGCTCGGCGCATACGCGGCGGCCGTGGTGCGGGGCAGCCTCGACGATCCGGCCGACGAGTCGGCGCTGGGCTCCCTCTCCGGGTTGCGCCTCATCGTCGTCGACGACGCCCAGGAGGCGACCGAGGCGAGCGCGTCGCTGCTCGCCGCCTTCGCGGCGCGCGGCGTCGAGGTGGTCGCGTTCGGCGACCCCGATGTCGCGAGCAACGGCTTCCGCGGTGGGCGCGCCGACCTGCTCGGCTCGCTCGAGTCGGTGCTCGGCGGCCCGGTGCGACGTGTCGAGCTTCCCGTGGTCCACCGTGGCCGCGCTGCGCACCGACGTCTCGTCTCGCAGGTCGTCGCCCACGTGGGCACGGCGCTCGGCGGTGCTCACCGCGCCGCCACCGTCGCGGTCGAGGCGCACGACGACGAGCTCGAGCCCGTGATCGGCATCGACGCCACGTCAGCGGCCGCCGAGGGCGCCCAGGTCGCCGCCGTCCTGCGCGAGCGGCACCTCCTCGACGGCGTCCCGTGGTCCGCGATGGCGGTGGTGCTGCGGTCCGGCGCCGAGATCCCGGCGTTCGCACGAGCGCTCGCCGCGGCTGATGTGCCCGTCACGGGCGGCGCCTCGCGCACGGCGCTGCGTGACGCGCCGGGTTCGGCGGCCCTGCTCGAGGCTGCCGCGCACGTCGTGGGGATCGAGTCGCTCTCCGCCGAATCGGCGACCGGCCTGCTCACGGGCCCTCTCGGCCATCTCGACCGCGTGGGCCTGCGTCGACTCCGTCTCGGGCTGCGCCACGAGGAGCTCGCCGCGGGCGGCACACGCACCGCCGACGAACTGCTCGTCGACGCGCTCGGCGCCCCCGGCGGGTTCGCCACGCTCGACTCGTCGTCCGGTCGTCGTGCGGGCCGTCTCGCCGCTCTGCTCGACGCGGCTCGACGGGCGGCCTCGCGCGGCGCGACCGTCGAGGAGCTGCTGTGGCTGCTCTGGCACGACAGCGGGCTCGAGGCCGAGTGGGCGGCGCAGGCCGGCGGCAGCGGCGTCCTCGCCGATGAGGCCAACCGCTCGCTCGACGAGGTGGTGGCCCTGTTCGCCGCCGCGCGTCGCTTCGTCGAACGCGAACCGGATGCGCCGGCGCGCCGCTTCGTCGACGAGATGCGGCAGAACGCCCTGCCCGAGGATTCCCTCGCCCCGAGCGCGGGGCCGACGTGGTCGTGCTCGCCACGCCGCCGGCGCTGA